AAAACAGCCCGGCCCCGGCGATCACGGTAAACGCCCTGGACGGCAAGCCGCTGAACCTTTCGGACCTGAAGGGCAAGGTGGTGGTCCTCAACTTCTGGGCGACCTGGTGCCCCCCCTGCCGCGAGGAGATTCCTTCCATGATGAAGCTCAACAGCGCCATGGCCGGCAAACCGTTTCAAATGGTGGCGGTTTCCATCGACGAGGGGGGGCAACCGGCGATCGAGTCGTTCTTCAAGACCAGCGGATTCAGCCTGCCTGCCTATACCGATCCGGATAACCGCGCTGCCAAGGCATACGGCATAACCGGCGTACCTGAAACCTTTGTCATCGACAAAAATGGCATCCTGTTGAAAAAGGTCATCGGCCCGATGGCGTGGGATTCCCCCGATGTCCTGTCCTATCTGGATGGTTTGACAAAATAGGAGTCTTGCCGTGCATTCCCAGCATGTCACATATGCAGGCGCTTTCATCGCCGGACTGCTTTCGTTTCTCTCCCCCTGCGTCCTGCCGCTGATCCCTTCCTATATCACCTATATCACCGGTCTCTCCTTTGCCGATCTGCAGGCCGAGCATCCGTCTCACATCGTCCGCCGCAAGGCTATGCTGCACGCCCTTGCCTTCATTGCTGCCTTTACCGTGGTATTCGTACTGTTGGGGGCTTCGGCAACCTTTGTCGGTTCGTTCCTCCAGGAGCATATCGGGGTGGTGCGCAAGGTCGGCGGGGTATTGATCGTCCTGTTCGGGATCCATGTAACCGGGCTGGTGCCGCTTCATTTCCTGATGGGCGAGAAGAGGGTGCAGCTTCATCAAAAGCCGGCGGGCTATGTGGGAAGTTTTCTGGTGGGTATCGCCTTTGCCGCCGGATGGACCCCCTGCATCGGTCCGATCCTGGCCTCGATCCTGATGGTGGCCGCCACCGAAGGCAGCATCATGCAGGGAATCATTCTGCTGCTGCTGTATTCCCTGGGGTTGGGTATCCCGTTCTTCCTCTCAGCCCTGGCCATGCATCACTTCATGGCCGTCTTCAACCGGTTCAAAAAGTTTATTCGCGTATTCGAGATCTGTACCGGCCTTTTCCTGGTGCTGGTCGGCGTCCTGATCTATACGAACGGCCTGGCGCGTCTTTCCGGTTATGCCGGCATGCTCTTCAAGGGGATTGAGTGAAGATTCACCGGGCGCGGCACTCCATGCAACTTGCCGTGTCGCAACTATCGGTGACCGAAGCCTTCTATGCCGGCATACTGGAGTTGCCGGTGCAGCGCTCCTTTACCTCCCCGGGCGCCCCGGACTACCTCGTAATGGATATGGACAACATGGCCTTGATCTTCGTGGAAGAGGATGACGTCATAAAGTCCCATCCAATGCTTGAACCCCGCTTCAGCATGTTCCCCCGCGGCATCGGCATGACGCTGCATTTTCGGGTCGACGATATCGAAGGCATCAGCGAGGCCATCATTGAAGAGGGCTTGGAGCTTCTCTACCCCCTTGAAGTCAAGCCCTACGGCATCAAGGAGTTGTGGTGCTTCGACCCGGACGGTTATCTGGTGGTACTGGACGAACCGGTTGAAAAGAGCAAGAGGTCCGGTTCGTAGGGGGGGCGGCCCCGCGATCAATTATCCTTGACCTTGACTACGGAGAGTGGTAGTCTCCCACCACAACATACCCACTACCTTTTAATCCAGCCCGAGAGGTTGGCAAGGGTGACACCGATGACCGAAGCGAATCATATATCGAAGGGTCTTGCCGCATGCGTGGTGAGGCTCTTTTTTTGTGTCTCACGGAAAGGTGGCCGACCATGGCGGACAATCTGACGGTACTGCTGGATGAAAGCGGCATCAAGCGGGCGTTGACCCGCATCTCCCACGAGATCCTGGAGCGAAACAAAGGGGTGCAGGATGTGGTCCTGATCGGCATCCGCTCGGGCGGGGCCTTCCTGGCCGAGGAACTCGCGCAATCCATTGCGATGATTGAAGGTGCAGCGGTTCCGGTGGGGGCGATCGACATCACCCTCTACCGCGACGACATCAAGAGTCATACCTCCCGTCTGCCGGTGGGAAAAACGGAGATCGGCTTTTCGCTGCAGGGGAAAAAGGTCGTCCTGGTGGATGATGTGCTCTTTACCGGCCGCACCATCCGGGCCGCCATGGATGCCCTGATGGATCACGGCAGGCCGGAATGCATCCAGCTGGCGGTGCTGATCGACCGGGGACACCGGGAACTGCCCATCCGGGCCGATTTCGTCGGGCGCAACGTGCCGACCAGTTTGAAGGAAAATGTTCAGGTCATATTCAGCGCACAGAATCAGCCGCTTGAAGTTGTTCTTGAAAAATAGGAGTCTGTTAAAAAAACTCAGGTTGTTCAAAAATGGTCAGATCGTCGCACCCGCTAGACAAGCCCTGCGGAGGCGTAGCAGAGCTACGCCGCACAAAAGGGCTTTCGAGGATGGCGGCGAGATGGCTGTTTTTCAACAACCTCATAGGGGGGAGGGGGCATGGCAGAGTTCAAACACAGAAATATCATTGCACTCAGGGACCTGACCAGGGAAGATATGGAGCTGCTCCTGGCGACGGCCGAAAACATGCGGGAGATCAACAGCCGCGACATCAAGAAGGTCCCCACGTTGCGCGGCAAGACCATCGTCAATCTGTTTTACGAGGCATCGACCCGCACGCGGACTTCCTTTGAAATAGCCGCCAAACGGCTTTCCGCCGATACCGTCAATATCTCCCCTTCCACCAGTTCGGCCACCAAGGGGGAAACCCTGGCGGATACGGCCCTGAACCTCCTGGCCATGAAGCCTGATATCATCGTCATGCGCCATGCGGTTTCCGGCGCCCATTACCACCTGGCCCAAAAGGTGACCTGCTCGGTGGTCAACGCCGGTGACGGCGCCCATGAACATCCTTCACAAGGGCTTTTGGACCTGTTGACCATACGGGACCGGTTCGGCCGGCTGGATGGCCTCAAGGTGGCCATTGTGGGCGACATCACCCATAGCCGGGTGGCCCGCTCCGATATCCAGGGGTTGACCAAGATGGGGTCCCACATCTACCTGGCCGGCCCGCCGACCATGATGCCGCCGGCAGTGGAAAAGCTGGGGAACGTCACGGTGTGCGCCACCATGCGGGAAGCCATCCAGGATGCCGACGTGGTCATAATGCTGCGCATCCAGCAGGAACGCCAGGGCAAGACCTTGATGCCCAATGCTCGGGAATACTCCCGCTACTTCGGGCTCAATCCCGAGAACCTCAAGCTGGCCAAGCCGGGAGCCATGGTCATGCACCCCGGCCCCATCAACCGCGGCGTGGAGATGTCCTCCTACGTGGTGAACGGCAGCCAGTCCCATGTTCTCAAACAGGTGGAGAACGGCGTGGCGGTGAGGATGGCCATGCTCTACCACGTATGCGGCGGGGAGTTGGTGTGATGAAGCGGCCGCTTTTCCGCCAGCTCGGCGTAAGTCTTCGGTACCGTTTGTGCGGCATAGCGCTGCTCATCCTATCCTTCTCCCCGGGGGAGAAGGGATACCGTTACCCTCTCCCCCGGGGAGAAGGTGGCCAAAGCCGGGTGAGGGCCTCCGCGCGATACCTCGACAGCCTTGATCTGACGAAAAATCGACCGCTTCAAGGGAACACATAAACCTAACACTTAGGGGTGACCATATGAATCTTTTGATCAAGAACGGCCGGGTGATCGATCCTTCCCAGGGATTGGACGAAATAGCGGATGTGCTGGTGGAAGCCGGGCTGGTGAAGGAGATCGGCAAGAACCTGAAGGCGCCGGCCGGCGTGGAGACCGTCGATGCCGCCGGGAAGTACGTGGTGCCGGGACTGGTGGACATGCACGTGCACCTGCGCGATCCGGGGCTGGAGTACAAAGAGGATATCGTCAGCGGCACCCGGGCCGCGGCGGCGGGCGGTTTCACCTCCCTGGCCTGCATGCCCAATACCAAGCCGGCCATCGACAACAAGGCCGTGGTCAGCTATATCATCAACAAAGCCACTACCGACGGGTTCTGCAACGTCTTTCCGGTCGGCTGCATCACCTACGGCATGGGCGGGGAGCGCATGGCCGAGATGGGCGAGTTGAAAGAAGCCGGTTGCGTTGCGGTTTCGGACGACGGCAGGCCGGTCGCCAATGCGGAGCTCATGCGCCGCGCCCTCGAATATGCCCGAGGCATCGGCATCCTGGTCATCTCCCATGCCGAAGACCTGGCATTGGTGGGGGAGGGGGTCATGAACGAAGGCTTCACCTCCACGGAACTCGGCTTGAAGGGAATCCCCCGGGTTGCCGAGGATATCGCCACGGCCCGGGACGTGATGCTGGCAGAATACACCAATTCGCCGCTCCACATCGCCCACGTTTCCACCAAAGGGTCGGTGCGCATCATCCGCGAGGCCAAGGCCCGCGGCGTCAAGGTGACGTGCGAAACCGCGCCCCATTACTTCACCCTGACCGATGACGCGGTCCGCGGTTACGACACCAACGCCAAGATGAACCCGCCGCTGCGCGAGGCCGACGACGTGGCCGCCGTCAAGGAGGGGCTCCGGGACGGCACCATCGACTGTATCGCCACCGATCACGCGCCGCACCATCTGGATGAAAAGGACGTGGAGTTCAATGCGGCCTTAAACGGCATCATCGGTTTGGAGACGTCGCTGCCGCTCTCCCTGAAACTGGTCGGGGACGGTATCCTGACCATTAATCAACTGATTGAAAAAATGTCGTGTAATCCTTCGAAAATACTTGGCATATCGCGCGGAAGTCTTCGCGTCGGCGGTGTGGCGGACGTGACCGTAATCGATCCCGCCGCCGAGTGGACGGTGGAGACGGAAAAGCTGGTCAGCAAGTCCCGGAACACCCCTTTTGCCGGCTGGAAGATGAAAGGGGCGGCGGCCTGCACCATCCGGGGCGGCGCAGTGGTTTTTTCCCGGTAATTGACGGCGGAGGACACCATGCTGCAACTCAAGCGGGTGTACGAACCAGCGGAAGCTGGGGACGGCAAGCGTATCCTGGTCGACCGCCTCTGGCCACGGGGGATCTCCCGGGATGCGGCGCGGATAGATGCCTGGCTCAAGGACATTGCGCCCAGCGACCAACTGCGCCGCTGGTTCGGCCATGACCCCGGAAAATGGGAGGAGTTCCGCAGCCGTTACCGTGAAGAGCTCCGGGAACATGCCCCCCTGGTGGAGCAACTGCGCAACGAAGCGGACGATACAACCATAACCCTGCTGTTTGCCGCGCGCGATAGCGACCGGAACAATGCAGTGGTTCTGAAGCAAGTCATCGAGTCTTATCAAAAGGAGTCATACGTATGAAAGCAGTCCTTGCGCTCGCCGATGGGCGCATTTTTGAGGGAAAATCATTTGGAGCCGGCGGCGAGGCCACGGGTGAAGTGGTTTTCAATACCTCCATGTGCGGTTATCAGGAGGTCCTGACCGATCCGTCCTATAAGGGGCAGATGGTCACCATGACCTACCCCCAGATCGGCAACACCGGCATCAACCCCGAGGACATCGAGAGCCGCGGTCTTTTCCTCTCCGGTTTTATCGTCAAGGAGTATATGGACTGCTACTCCAACTGGCGCGCCACCATGAGCCTGGACGCCTACCTCAAGGAAAACAGCGTCGTGGGCATCCAGGGTCTCGACACCCGTGCCCTGACCCGGCACTTGCGGGACAAGGGAGCCCAGAACGGGATTATCTCCACGGTTGATTTCGACCGGGAGAGTCTTGTCAAAAAGGCGCGGGCCATCCCCAGCATGGCCGGTCTGGACCTGGCCAGCGGCGTCAGTTGCGACAAGCCGTACCATTGGACCGAGGGGCTGTGGAACTTGGAGACGGGCTATGCCACGGTTGATCCCGCCACCCTCAACTACAAGGTGGTGGCTTTCGATTTCGGCATCAAGTACAACATCCTGCGCTGCCTCGTGGATGCCGGCTGCGACGTGACCGTGGTGCCGGCCGCGTTCCCGGCCGAAGAGGTGCTGGCCATGAATCCGGACGGCATCTTCCTCAGCAACGGCCCGGGCGACCCGGAGCCGCTGACCGGCGTGATCGGGAACCTGCGCAAGCTTATCGGCAAAAAGCCGATCTTCGGCATCTGTCTCGGCCACCAGTTGCTGGGATTGGCCCT
The genomic region above belongs to Oryzomonas sagensis and contains:
- a CDS encoding TlpA disulfide reductase family protein, with translation MKRFLCLVVLGAVVALTACTKKETAKPQGPLQENSPAPAITVNALDGKPLNLSDLKGKVVVLNFWATWCPPCREEIPSMMKLNSAMAGKPFQMVAVSIDEGGQPAIESFFKTSGFSLPAYTDPDNRAAKAYGITGVPETFVIDKNGILLKKVIGPMAWDSPDVLSYLDGLTK
- a CDS encoding cytochrome c biogenesis CcdA family protein, which codes for MHSQHVTYAGAFIAGLLSFLSPCVLPLIPSYITYITGLSFADLQAEHPSHIVRRKAMLHALAFIAAFTVVFVLLGASATFVGSFLQEHIGVVRKVGGVLIVLFGIHVTGLVPLHFLMGEKRVQLHQKPAGYVGSFLVGIAFAAGWTPCIGPILASILMVAATEGSIMQGIILLLLYSLGLGIPFFLSALAMHHFMAVFNRFKKFIRVFEICTGLFLVLVGVLIYTNGLARLSGYAGMLFKGIE
- a CDS encoding VOC family protein; its protein translation is MKIHRARHSMQLAVSQLSVTEAFYAGILELPVQRSFTSPGAPDYLVMDMDNMALIFVEEDDVIKSHPMLEPRFSMFPRGIGMTLHFRVDDIEGISEAIIEEGLELLYPLEVKPYGIKELWCFDPDGYLVVLDEPVEKSKRSGS
- the pyrR gene encoding bifunctional pyr operon transcriptional regulator/uracil phosphoribosyltransferase PyrR — its product is MADNLTVLLDESGIKRALTRISHEILERNKGVQDVVLIGIRSGGAFLAEELAQSIAMIEGAAVPVGAIDITLYRDDIKSHTSRLPVGKTEIGFSLQGKKVVLVDDVLFTGRTIRAAMDALMDHGRPECIQLAVLIDRGHRELPIRADFVGRNVPTSLKENVQVIFSAQNQPLEVVLEK
- a CDS encoding aspartate carbamoyltransferase catalytic subunit, producing MAEFKHRNIIALRDLTREDMELLLATAENMREINSRDIKKVPTLRGKTIVNLFYEASTRTRTSFEIAAKRLSADTVNISPSTSSATKGETLADTALNLLAMKPDIIVMRHAVSGAHYHLAQKVTCSVVNAGDGAHEHPSQGLLDLLTIRDRFGRLDGLKVAIVGDITHSRVARSDIQGLTKMGSHIYLAGPPTMMPPAVEKLGNVTVCATMREAIQDADVVIMLRIQQERQGKTLMPNAREYSRYFGLNPENLKLAKPGAMVMHPGPINRGVEMSSYVVNGSQSHVLKQVENGVAVRMAMLYHVCGGELV
- a CDS encoding dihydroorotase codes for the protein MNLLIKNGRVIDPSQGLDEIADVLVEAGLVKEIGKNLKAPAGVETVDAAGKYVVPGLVDMHVHLRDPGLEYKEDIVSGTRAAAAGGFTSLACMPNTKPAIDNKAVVSYIINKATTDGFCNVFPVGCITYGMGGERMAEMGELKEAGCVAVSDDGRPVANAELMRRALEYARGIGILVISHAEDLALVGEGVMNEGFTSTELGLKGIPRVAEDIATARDVMLAEYTNSPLHIAHVSTKGSVRIIREAKARGVKVTCETAPHYFTLTDDAVRGYDTNAKMNPPLREADDVAAVKEGLRDGTIDCIATDHAPHHLDEKDVEFNAALNGIIGLETSLPLSLKLVGDGILTINQLIEKMSCNPSKILGISRGSLRVGGVADVTVIDPAAEWTVETEKLVSKSRNTPFAGWKMKGAAACTIRGGAVVFSR
- a CDS encoding DUF488 domain-containing protein, which encodes MLQLKRVYEPAEAGDGKRILVDRLWPRGISRDAARIDAWLKDIAPSDQLRRWFGHDPGKWEEFRSRYREELREHAPLVEQLRNEADDTTITLLFAARDSDRNNAVVLKQVIESYQKESYV
- the carA gene encoding glutamine-hydrolyzing carbamoyl-phosphate synthase small subunit, producing MRMKAVLALADGRIFEGKSFGAGGEATGEVVFNTSMCGYQEVLTDPSYKGQMVTMTYPQIGNTGINPEDIESRGLFLSGFIVKEYMDCYSNWRATMSLDAYLKENSVVGIQGLDTRALTRHLRDKGAQNGIISTVDFDRESLVKKARAIPSMAGLDLASGVSCDKPYHWTEGLWNLETGYATVDPATLNYKVVAFDFGIKYNILRCLVDAGCDVTVVPAAFPAEEVLAMNPDGIFLSNGPGDPEPLTGVIGNLRKLIGKKPIFGICLGHQLLGLALGGKTMKLPFGNHGSNLPVMDMATRKVEITAQNHGFAVDLDSLGTVACLGHENLNDQTVEGIRHCDLPIFSVQHHPEASPGPHDSQYLFGRFVEMMEKYR